The sequence GCCCGCGAGGGCACCCACACCTTGCCGCACAGGGCGATGACCGGGGTGCCCATGACCATGGCCTCGGTGAGCTTGTCCTTGGGGACGTAGTGGCTGAACCGCTCGTGGTCACCATCATCGGTCGGCTGGGTGCGGCGGTCTTCGATCGTCTGGGTGCCGGGCGAGAAGCCGATGGTGCTCATGGAGGATGAGTCTAGGCGAGAAGCGCGCTCAGTTCAGGTCAGGATCGGTCGGTCGGGTGGCGTGCCAGGCCAGCTGTCCGGGCTGGCGCTGCAACACGTCACGCCACAGCCACCGAGGGTCCGCCCGGAAGGCGTCCGAGGGCTCCCCCGGCACCACGTGCCAGCTCCCCTCGTCGATCTCACCCCTCAGCTGCTGGGCACCCCAGCCGGCATAGCCGGCGAAGACCCGCAGGCCGAGGAGCCCGCCGTCGAGCAGCTCGATCGGGGTGTCGAGGTCGAGCATCCCCACCTGGCCCGAGATCGCCCTGAAGCCGATCGGCTCCTGCTCCGGGTCGCGCACCATCGCCACCGCGACGGCACCGTCGCGGCTGACCGGGCCACCTGAGAAGAGCACCTCGGGTGGTGCGCACAACGGGCCCCAGCCTTCCAGCACGTCGGCGACCAGCACCTCCGAAGGACGGTTGAGCACCACGCCCAGGGCACCTTCGGCGTTGACGTCGAGCAGCAGCACGACCGAGCGGGCGAAGTTGGGGTCGGCGAGGAGGTGGGTGGCGACCAGCAACATGCCGGGCGTCACGTCCTCAGCCCTGTGCATGGGCCCATCATCTCGCAAGCACACAAGACGCGCAGGCACACAGGACACAAGAAGACGGCCCGCGTCCGACGATCTGGGAGGGAGTCGCGGCTGGGAGGAACCGCTGTTCGTCGGACGGGGGCCGTCTGGTCTTGGGATTGCAGCGCTCAGGCCGCTGTGAGGACCGCCTTGAGACGATCAACCATAGACGCCGGGGCGGGGCTGAGGTGCTTCGGCCCGGACGCCGCGGCGGACGTGCTCGCCAGGGCGGCTCGGGCGCGATCGGCGATCTGTTCACCGACCGAGGCGGCCAGCTCGTCGCTCGCGCTGCTGCGGCCGGCCATCACGGCCAACATGGCGTGTTCCTTGCCGGCGGAGACCCGCATCGCCGCAGCCATGTCCGCGTCGAGCGGGGCCTGGCGGTGCCGGTCGATGATCGCGCGGACACCGGGGAGCTCGCGGGCGGTGGCCTGCCAGGCAGCGACGACGCCGGCCTCGAGGTCCATCGGCTCCGACATCAGCTCGCGCTCGATGTGACCGGCCAGGCGGGTGTGCCACCGCAGCTGGAGAGCACCGAGCAGGGTCAGCTCGTCCGCGAACGTCTCGGCGACGCCGTCGACGTCCATCGGCAGGTGGCCGTCGCGTCGCGCGTCAGCCGCCGCCATCACGCTGCGGAGGACTTCTCCACGGTTGTGGAAGGACTTCCAGGTCATGGCAGGCTCCTTTCTGATTCACATACCGTTGGTACGTACTCAGAGTATGCGACGTACCGACGGTGGGCCAAACCTCGCCGCCGTGACTCCGACCACAAGATGCTCGGCGACATACCGCCGGTAGGTCATAGACTCCGACAGATGAGCAAGTCCTCGGCGTCCAAGCTGATCCCCAAGGTTCCCGGCGTGCCCACGCCCCGGGTGCCGAAGGTGTCGAGCCGTCGGGCGCAATACTCGGCCAGCACCAAGCGCGCCCTCGTCGACGTGGCGCAGGACCTGTTCACCGAGCAGGGCTACGCCGCGACGTCCCTCGACCAGATCGTGGCGGGCGCCCGCGTCACCAAGGGTGCGCTCTATCACCACTTCTCGGGCAAGCAGGCCCTCTTCGAGGAGATCTTCCAACAGATCGAGGCCGCCGCCGACAAGGAGATCAAGCGGAGCCTGAAGGGCGAGCGTGACCCGTGGCTCAAGGCACAGGCCGGGCTCCGCGCGTTCCTCGAGGTGGTGCAGCAGCCCGGCTACCGCCGGATCGTCATCCAGGACGGTCCTTCGGTGCTCGGCTTCGAACGCTTCCGCGACCAGGAGGAGCGCTCGACGTTCGCCACCGTCAACCAGATCGTGCACGACGTGTTGTCCGCCGGCATCTGGCACCTCGACGAGGAGATGCTGCAGACCTTCGCCCGCATCTTCTTCGGTGCCCTGTCGTCGGCCGGACACACGGTTGCCGCCAGCGCCGACCCAGCGATGGCAGCCAAGCGCGTGGAGACCGCGATCGGCTTCATCCTCACCGGGTTGCAGGCGGTCGAGAAGGCCGGCGTCGAGCTGCCCGACCTGACCGCCGAGTCAGACGACTGAGGCTGCTTCGGACGCCTACTTCGACCAGGTGACGTCGCCGGTCCCCTGGGGGACCAGCTCGATCCAGACCCGGCCGGCAGGCACGCTCAGCTCCCCCTTCTTGGTCGAGAGCTCAATCTGGCCGGTCAGGCCGTCCTTGCTCCAGGTCGCCTGGACGACCTTGCCGTCGTGGAAGAGCTGTGCGGGACCCTTGCCCTCGAACTTCGTCTCAGGCACGGGATATCCCGAGGGGTCGCGATAGCCGGCGTCACCGACCCGG comes from Nocardioides piscis and encodes:
- a CDS encoding DUF3039 domain-containing protein gives rise to the protein MSTIGFSPGTQTIEDRRTQPTDDGDHERFSHYVPKDKLTEAMVMGTPVIALCGKVWVPSRAPEKFPVCPDCKDIWEQMKPGGGEGGDGAGGQGPDA
- a CDS encoding YqgE/AlgH family protein — encoded protein: MHRAEDVTPGMLLVATHLLADPNFARSVVLLLDVNAEGALGVVLNRPSEVLVADVLEGWGPLCAPPEVLFSGGPVSRDGAVAVAMVRDPEQEPIGFRAISGQVGMLDLDTPIELLDGGLLGLRVFAGYAGWGAQQLRGEIDEGSWHVVPGEPSDAFRADPRWLWRDVLQRQPGQLAWHATRPTDPDLN
- a CDS encoding TetR/AcrR family transcriptional regulator; this encodes MSKSSASKLIPKVPGVPTPRVPKVSSRRAQYSASTKRALVDVAQDLFTEQGYAATSLDQIVAGARVTKGALYHHFSGKQALFEEIFQQIEAAADKEIKRSLKGERDPWLKAQAGLRAFLEVVQQPGYRRIVIQDGPSVLGFERFRDQEERSTFATVNQIVHDVLSAGIWHLDEEMLQTFARIFFGALSSAGHTVAASADPAMAAKRVETAIGFILTGLQAVEKAGVELPDLTAESDD
- a CDS encoding DUF3048 C-terminal domain-containing protein encodes the protein MLVLRVRVGDAGYRDPSGYPVPETKFEGKGPAQLFHDGKVVQATWSKDGLTGQIELSTKKGELSVPAGRVWIELVPQGTGDVTWSK